A single Vigna radiata var. radiata cultivar VC1973A chromosome 8, Vradiata_ver6, whole genome shotgun sequence DNA region contains:
- the LOC106770287 gene encoding uncharacterized protein LOC106770287, giving the protein MEIESSEEEEERIEKNGENEKRSHCRPFREIFNQVILVPLIETLPQVPVYSKRIKYYLGEEINLDEEEEQELHIKARKRRHPPKMKDPGSLTLPCMIEDVDVGETMLDSRSSINMMPLSYLNKIGGLTLKPLNVMVMVADGTSSRPIGVMEDVVVRIEHLEFLVDFIVMEMNTSGRIPLILGRPFIKTSK; this is encoded by the coding sequence ATGGAGATCGAGagcagtgaagaagaagaggagaggattgaaaaaaatggagagaatgAGAAAAGAAGTCACTGTAGGCCATTCAGGGAAATTTTTAACCAGGTGATTCTTGTTCCTTTAATTGAAACTCTTCCCCAAGTTCCTGTTTACTCCAAGCGCATAAAATACTATCTTGGAGAGGAGATTAATttggatgaagaagaagaacaagaattGCATATAAAGGCTAGGAAAAGACGTCATCCACCAAAGATGAAGGACCCAGGAAGTCTTACTCTTCCATGCATGATTGAAGATGTAGATGTGGGGGAAACCATGCTAGACTCTAGGTCTAGTATTAACATGATGCCTTTATCCTATTTGAATAAAATCGGAGGATTAACATTGAAACCATTGAATGTTATGGTGATGGTGGCAGATGGGACATCTTCAAGGCCGATTGGTGTGATGGAAGATGTAGTTGTTCGGATTGAACATCTTGAATTCTTGGTTGATTTCATAGTCATGGAAATGAATACGAGtggaaggattccattaatcCTGGGGAGGCCTTTCATTAAAACTTCTAAATAA